TTGAACGTTGTTCCagaaatttgaagatgagcATCgaaatgaaagaaattgaacTCAAATTCTTACTAATAGTCGAAGATTGGTCATCGCCGTATTCGAAATGGTTAAACACTAAATTATcgttgaaaataaataaagaaaaattgatatatgAAAACATTGTTacaaataacaaattgGTAATTAATTTTACTAGTTTACCGAATAATGATTACTTGAATAAAGATTTCTTTACAAATACATCTTTTGTATTGTTTGAGTGTGGTTTTGTCAATGAATCTCAAGTTACGAAATTTGGTACAATTCAAGATAAGTTAAAGAGAGATCAGCATGTGATTAACAAGATTATAAGTTTGGGTAACAAGTATAGTTATTATAAGATGCAGATTTTAGTTGTATTTTGGGACATAGAACAATCTAAATTAACTTCAGACGAAGTGTCcgatatattgaatatctCAACACACCTTAAGAATGAAAGCGTTTTCGATATAACCTTATGTGACATGACAGCAAACGAAACAAGTATAAATGAAGTTTTGCTTAATGCGTTTTCAAAATGTAGTTCCAACTTCAAAGGCGAACTCACTAAAAGGGGACTCAGAAAGAAGGAACGGATTACTAAGGTCAAGGATGCTAATCATCCCCAGTCACTtgtaaagaaaaagaacatCACGGACGACACTTTCAGAGCAGCGGAAAATGAAGCTTTGAACAAGGCAAAATTGAGtaaaaaatatcaatatttatctaAGCATCTAGGATCAAACACCTCGCTCACcaattcatctaataaCTCAAATAGCACATTCATGACTGCTAACAACATTACGATTCCGAACCTAGCATACCCTATGAATTCTACATTCTTAAATTTGAACACCACTGGCAATAACACAACCATGAACAATGGTAATGAGTCAATATTGACCGGCTTCGGTAATGGGGTTCTACAGGAGAGCACCCCGTTCAGTTCTCCTAAGGCAAAACCTTTTACCGAGCCAAATGTACAAAATATTCCTAGGAAGCTCCAGCAATTGCGTGATTTAACAGCAGGAATCAAGGCAAGGtataaaaagaaataatcaaaatcacACGATAGAACGATATCGGTTGCAACTGTGTGCAATCTACATTCTGTAATAATAGTTACTGTACAATAgcataatataaaatagtGTAATAATATAACATTGTATAAACTAACAAACATAAcgtaataaattaattaatatgtAAGTGTCTTACCAAACAAAGACCGTATCTGTATAAACCTAACCCCCAATATCGAATGACGAAAATAACcgatgcaaaaaaaaatgaataaCTCATAGGATCAAAATCTTGTCCTATCTCGGAGTCATATTGACCAACCATTTCCGATAGTTCGATTGtatcaattcattactATTTATGATAGAATTATCGGTATTTTCTTCTGACTCACCTTTTCCAAGCATTTCCAATGCATAATTGGGTAATATGGTGTTTCTAGGTTGGCTTTCATTTATTAAGTCGTAGTTACCGCTATTGTTGCCTATCGCATAATTATGTCCGGTGCAGGCCTCATTGGGTTCGTGGTGAGTCTGGCAAAACCAGCACTCGTACAATAAGTGATCTTCCATCTCGGAAGCCACGCTTAATGGAGATCCCACTGGACTCTCGAAGTAGATACTGTTATCTATATCCTGATCACGACATTCATCACAACAGTAAAGTGATCCTGCTATGACTGGATTTCCATGTGCCATGCAATAATCTTGAAACATCTCTAGTATAATGTATTATAATGTAGTGTAAGTAAGTATTAGTATAGGGtaattatacaaatatcttcaataatatataataataatgattgaAGAATGAACTGAAGTATGTTTAAAACATGGGACTTATtgtctatttatattttgcagctgaaaaattgtgGTTCACTTGTATAGCGGATTGTGAAAATGActcaaataaaaaaattctcGGTGAATCACCACTATTATTATAGTGGTTATACAATAAAGCACGTAAAATCCACACTATATATACTTTAGTGGTTATTTTTGTGGAACAcagttttttttttattcagCCAAGATGACTATTCAttcatttttcatctttgaTAGGCATTGCAATTGCATCTACAACCGAGAATATTCCCACGAGGCAAACGATAATGGCACCataaataagaataatcaGTCGGATGGGGCCAAGTTGCTATTTGGGATGCTATATtcgttgaaaaatatggCATCGAAGCTAGGAGACGGTGATATGAACAACTTGTTGAAGTCGTTCAGTACGTCGAAGTACAGAACGCATTTCTTGGAGTCGGCCACGGGGTTGAAGTTTGTGATTATCTCGGACACATCGATAGATAACCTCCAAAACGTGTTGTGGGAGTTGTACTCGAACTACTACTTGAAAAACATCACGTTTAACAGTTTGAGTGCGGTTGATTTCAAAGAGGAGGAGAAAATCAGCAATAATAACTTTATTGTGGAAACAGACAAGTTCTTGCAGTCATTGGCAGTTTTCCAGTGAAGCCACGCTGGTTTCGGTGGTGTCGGTGTGTTGTGGGAACTGAATAGGAACTATTTGGTCGATTGACTCGACGGATGGTGACTTTTGGCCACATGGAGCCACACTTCACAAAGTCCCAGAATAAATACTGACCGTGATTCACGCTAAGTCACGGTCATTGCCTGTGTGTACAATAACGTAGCAATGGTCTAGCAACACCTGGGGATCGTGGTTGATGGAAACTAGTGTCTTCTACACAATTTGGTTGGTTTAATGGTTGTTCCGTGATTTGTCCTACAGAGGGTACAAGCTTAGGCTTTCCTGGGCCTATATTGGATAGCTATAGCCCTCCACTACAAAATAGTGACACCTATGTATTGCATCTGCCATCTCGATACTCCAAAACTCGTGGTATGAAGTTAGAATCCACCCTGGAAATCGAAAATGAAAACGAATTATTTAGTTCTCTCGAGCTATAAACTGTATAGTAGTATATTTAAGCATATATTTATAGCTACACGACATATTGATTTGTATGAAGGCATACATAGATAAAAATCTTTTGACGCTTGGGCATCTCCGTACACTTAACAATTCTAGGTACAGCTTTAACCAGACAATGAATAAGGGACTAACGATATGTTCTATATCTAACTATCTGATTATCATGCATGTACTTTTCTAGTGAAGACAGTAATTCTGTCACTATAACCTAATAGTCAATGTATGAGGGTCAATGCAGAATTACATGCTAGGGTGCAGAATATCAATAACCAATCCTTTTTTGGATATCCACCTACTAAGGATGTAAAAGAGGTGAGCGAAAGCCCTCTTTGAAGAGACCAGCgtccaataataatgtgTTCGTGTGAATAAACCATGTGCTTTGATGTCTGCCTGTTTATATAACCAACGCATTAATGGAAAGAGAATTCAGCGAGATGCGTagtgatgaattcaaagaGATTGCTACACTTCATACTGTTCTTGAACAACAGATTTGGATATGTTATTTCCGCCCCATTCTTATTGATTTCGTGATGCTATAAACAGAGAACATGGTACCCAGTGACTTTGCCCGAGAATTAGGAACATTCGATCGACTTTACTGTGACCTAGGTAGTATGGACAACTATTTGGCAATCTACCAATTTCTTCACCTCCGCTGGATCAGCAAAGAATAACCAGGTCGTATAACGTACATCTGGCTATAATTGAGTCTGTTACAGACAAATAATAGCCCGGAATTGCGTGGCATATGCATCAAGAAAAGGTTGCAATTCTTTCGCACGAGGATTTAGGGAATTGAATTAACAAAGCTCAGAAACTTGGGACTGCAAAAAAACCAACGAGGCAAAAAGAATAGACACCCAGAGTGAATTGTGGATGACAAAAGGACTATAGACTACTAATGATCAAGAAACTGTTGTATGGCATTTACTTTTCATAATAAAATCTAGGCAGAAGTCCGCACCGCTACATGCGCCGCTATCGCCGCTATCACCGCCCCATTGCCTTCTTACATTTGGCGAAGAACTAACTGAATCCTAGtttaaattgaattaattttagCTTCTTATGAATAAACTATGAGTTTAATTGTTACATTAGTAACATAGGACTAATAGtaaaattaagattattcaaattgtcAACTGTAATATTGCTTTCTGTTCGTACTCCTCAAAGTATTTAAGATATAATGGAACAGCCTGAGTTAGAAACTGATGGATATTCAAAGGGTAATTGGAAACCTTATCCTTATTCCCCTTCTTTTGAAGCTGCTATAGTATTCGTCGCATTATTTGGACTAGCAACCATATACCTAATATATCAGGTCCTCAAGGCCTTATCTAGGAATGAGACTAATAAAAGAGATAAGCGTTTCTTATGGATGATGGTTCCATTTATTTTAGGTGGATCACTTGAAACGTTCGGCTATACTGCTAGAGTTGTTTTAAGTTTTGATATTACAAATATTAGGCCTTATATTGCCCAAAAACTTCTTTTATTATTCGCTTCGCCATTATACGCTGTTACGTTGTATATGTCGCTAGGACTGTTAGTAGAACTTTTGGAATGTCAGAAGATTTCCTTCATGCCAATAAaacttttaataatgatatttgTCATAGGAGAtctattttcttttcttgtaCAACTTGCTGGTGGTGTTATTGTAGCATCTGGAACAATACGTACCGGCCagtatataattaatagtGGGTTAATTGTACAAACACTTTTCCTCGGCCTCTTCATGATTGTTGCATTAACCTTTTACCATAGAGCTGTTAAGTATCCAAATGAGTACATCATGATTATGAGAAATATCCCTTCacaatttaataattggaattcaatttttataGCAATTTTGGCCTGCTCCACATTACTACTTACCAGATGTATATCCAGGTTAATTGAAGCTGTTCAGGGTGAACGTGGATATTTAATCTCTCatgaaatttttctctATAGCTTA
The nucleotide sequence above comes from Debaryomyces hansenii CBS767 chromosome A complete sequence. Encoded proteins:
- a CDS encoding DEHA2D11440p (no similarity), producing MFQDYCMAHGNPVIAGSLYCCDECRDQDIDNSIYFESPVGSPLSVASEMEDHLLYECWFCQTHHEPNEACTGHNYAIGNNSGNYDLINESQPRNTILPNYALEMLGKGESEENTDNSIINSNELIQSNYRKWLVNMTPR
- a CDS encoding DEHA2D11462p (similar to uniprot|Q03630 Saccharomyces cerevisiae YML077W BET5 involved in targeting and fusion of ER to golgi transport vesicles); translation: MTIHSFFIFDRHCNCIYNREYSHEANDNGTINKNNQSDGAKLLFGMLYSLKNMASKLGDGDMNNLLKSFSTSKYRTHFLESATGLKFVIISDTSIDNLQNVLWELYSNYYLKNITFNSLSAVDFKEEEKISNNNFIVETDKFLQSLAVFQ
- a CDS encoding DEHA2D11484p (no similarity) yields the protein MEREFSEMRSDEFKEIATLHTVLEQQIWICYFRPILIDFVML
- a CDS encoding DEHA2D11506p (weakly similar to uniprot|P40100 Saccharomyces cerevisiae YER185W or uniprot|P53047 Saccharomyces cerevisiae YGR213C RTA1 involved in 7-aminocholesterol resistance), with translation MEQPELETDGYSKGNWKPYPYSPSFEAAIVFVALFGLATIYLIYQVLKALSRNETNKRDKRFLWMMVPFILGGSLETFGYTARVVLSFDITNIRPYIAQKLLLLFASPLYAVTLYMSLGSLVELLECQKISFMPIKLLIMIFVIGDLFSFLVQLAGGVIVASGTIRTGQYIINSGLIVQTLFLGLFMIVALTFYHRAVKYPNEYIMIMRNIPSQFNNWNSIFIAILACSTLLLTRCISRLIEAVQGERGYLISHEIFLYSLDASLMFINMIVFMSQDIGKYCLIFQTYLPYVDRSEDLNTTIVHKNYLFY